From the Jatrophihabitans endophyticus genome, one window contains:
- a CDS encoding Nramp family divalent metal transporter yields the protein MFAPAAPRRDDVPAPGQDGIASGRGPGPATTGDVGTFASLRARGRLRGMLGFVGPAFVAAVAYIDPGNFATNFSAGAHYGYTLVWVVVAANLVAMLVQYQSAKVGVATGRDLPELCRDSFPRGVSVGLWLQAEVVAMATDVAEFVGAAVGLYLIFGVPLLPAGLLTAVVAFVILALDQRGHRRFELVVAGLLGIVSLGFAYDLVAVGASAPDLAGGLVPGFAGTGSVALAAGIVGATVMPHVVYLHSSLTKRRVGCRDDAERRQLLRFQRVDVVLALGVAGLVNVTMIVVAASVFHRTNPGSGDSIEAAHSGLAHLAGGGAALAFAAALLASGLSSASVGTYAGQVVMQGFLRRRVPLFARRAVTMLPALGVLALGLPMTTTLVVSQVLLSFGIPFALVPLTVLAARRDVMGTFANRAGTTAVMVAVATVVIVLNGYVLYRTALG from the coding sequence GTGTTCGCCCCGGCCGCGCCCCGGCGCGACGACGTGCCTGCGCCCGGGCAGGACGGCATCGCGTCCGGCCGCGGCCCGGGGCCCGCGACGACCGGCGACGTCGGCACGTTCGCGTCGCTACGTGCCCGGGGCCGGTTGCGGGGCATGCTGGGGTTCGTCGGGCCGGCGTTCGTGGCCGCCGTCGCCTACATCGATCCGGGCAACTTCGCGACCAACTTCTCGGCCGGTGCCCACTACGGCTACACGCTGGTGTGGGTCGTCGTCGCGGCGAATCTCGTCGCGATGCTCGTCCAGTACCAGTCCGCGAAGGTGGGCGTGGCGACCGGCCGCGACCTGCCCGAGCTCTGCCGTGACAGCTTCCCGCGCGGCGTGTCGGTCGGCCTCTGGCTGCAGGCCGAGGTCGTGGCGATGGCGACGGACGTGGCCGAGTTCGTCGGGGCGGCCGTCGGGCTATACCTGATCTTCGGCGTGCCGCTGCTGCCCGCGGGCCTGCTCACCGCGGTCGTGGCCTTCGTGATCCTCGCCCTCGACCAGCGCGGCCACCGCCGCTTCGAGCTCGTGGTCGCGGGCCTGCTCGGCATCGTCTCGCTCGGTTTCGCCTACGACCTGGTGGCCGTCGGCGCGAGCGCGCCCGATCTCGCCGGTGGCCTCGTGCCCGGTTTCGCGGGCACCGGCAGCGTCGCGCTCGCGGCCGGGATCGTCGGGGCGACCGTGATGCCGCACGTGGTCTACCTGCACTCGTCGCTGACGAAGCGACGGGTGGGGTGCCGCGACGACGCCGAGCGCCGGCAGCTGCTGCGCTTCCAGCGCGTCGACGTGGTGCTCGCGCTCGGCGTGGCCGGCCTCGTGAACGTCACGATGATCGTGGTCGCGGCCTCGGTCTTCCACCGCACGAACCCCGGCAGCGGTGACTCGATCGAGGCGGCGCACTCCGGACTGGCCCACCTGGCCGGGGGAGGGGCGGCCCTGGCCTTCGCCGCCGCCCTGCTTGCGTCGGGGCTGTCCTCCGCGAGCGTCGGCACCTACGCCGGGCAGGTCGTCATGCAGGGTTTCCTGCGCCGGCGGGTGCCGCTGTTCGCGCGCCGCGCCGTGACGATGCTGCCGGCACTCGGCGTCCTCGCGCTCGGGCTGCCGATGACGACGACGCTGGTGGTGTCGCAGGTCCTGCTCTCCTTCGGCATCCCGTTCGCGCTCGTGCCCCTGACGGTGCTGGCCGCGCGGCGTGACGTCATGGGCACGTTCGCCAATCGCGCCGGCACCACCGCCGTCATGGTCGCCGTCGCCACCGTCGTGATCGTGCTCAACGGCTACGTGCTCTATCGGACCGCGCTCGGCTGA